GGTAAGAAAACGAGCAATTTGTTCACTTACACTCATTTTTGCATACGTCAGTTTAGCATCTTCATAGCCAAGCACGCTCAGGAGATCATCTAAATTTTTTACAGTTCCTTCTGAATAACCAACTTGCTCGGCTTGCTTCGGAGTTAGCGTCAACAATTCGTTTCCTTTTAAGTTGAGCTCAGGTATGACCATCTTTGTGTTTGCCATCGCTTCTGCATATTTAGGGTTTCGGTTATTTTGTTCTGCTGCGCTCTTCATAGCCGATAACCAGTAGGACTGAGCTTTTTTTCCTGCTGCATTTCCCTGTTGGTCAATCACAGCTGCCGATCCCATTGTAGAGCCGGGTGTCATATAAATTTGATCGGCGTTAAGTGCAATATACGCTCCGGCCGATAATGCTTTTTTGTCGACAAAAGCAGCGGTAGGAATAGGTGTTGAGGTTAAGCTTTTAGCTATTTCAGAAGCTGCATCTACAGCTCCTCCAGGAGTATCTATGTCCAATATAATCAAATCTGCACCGTCATTTTCCGCATCTTCAATGGATCTGTTTAAAAAAGAAAGCAGTCCATTTTCTACCGTTTTATTGACAGGAATAATGTGTACACGCTTCACGTCAGCGGTGCTAATAGTGGGGAATAACCCAGTGGCTAAAATAAGAAAGCACACGAAAGAAAATAAGGTTTTCACCGAATACACTTCCCTCCTTCCATAGATAGTATGAGTATGTATCTGTATATACGAATAACTTTAACAATAGTTTCAAATTTTTTAAAATTTATCTATTTTATTCTTTGCACTAGAGAAACAAAACATACGTTCGGATATTATCTATATAAAAAACACCTTACACAAGGTAAGGTGTTTTTTATGATAAGTGTTGAAGGACAAGCTTATTAACAAGAGAGCCATCCGCTTTGCCTTTTACTTTCGGCATAAGCGCTCCCATAACTTTCCCCATATCAGCTTTAGAGGAAGACTGCGTTTCTTCAATCGTCGTTTTAATAATTTCAGATAACTCTTCTTCAGTTAGCTGTTTAGGAGCGTAAACTTCTAAAACCGCTAATTCAGAATGAATTTTATCAA
The genomic region above belongs to Priestia megaterium and contains:
- a CDS encoding NfeD family protein, with amino-acid sequence MKTLFSFVCFLILATGLFPTISTADVKRVHIIPVNKTVENGLLSFLNRSIEDAENDGADLIILDIDTPGGAVDAASEIAKSLTSTPIPTAAFVDKKALSAGAYIALNADQIYMTPGSTMGSAAVIDQQGNAAGKKAQSYWLSAMKSAAEQNNRNPKYAEAMANTKMVIPELNLKGNELLTLTPKQAEQVGYSEGTVKNLDDLLSVLGYEDAKLTYAKMSVSEQIARFLTHPLVVPILLSIGALGIVIELFTPSFGIAGSIGVASLLLFFYGHMVAGLAGMEALVLFIAGIILLLLEIVVPGGVLGLLGLGAIILSFFMSTDNNVEMGISLVIAIVVALGGAFVMMKFFKRKLTPFKKMVLNDSLNTESGYVSNQNRYELIGKQGKTTTPLRPSGTVLIDEEYVDVVTEGGYLDKDVLVNIIKVEGSRVVVRKLTEPLKKEDLN